TTCTCAAAAAAACAGTCGCACCAGAAGACTGCATTTACCCAACACAAGACAACGACAACTTATTTCTCATCCCCGCCGACGACCAACTTGATACCGTACAAGATTATTTATCTAACAGTGGAGTGGGTGCAACCTTACTCAAGCGACGATTGGAAGCCATCAGCAAAATATTCAAAGTGTGCATAATCGATGCCCCACCCCAGCGATCGCAAATTTGTTTAACAGTCATCGGCGCAGCAGATTTTTTAATTATCCCCGCCGAAGCATCAGTTAAAGGTTACGGTTCGCTAGTGCGGACACTGGACTTACTCAGTGGCTTGCAAGATGTCGGCGCAACGAATGCCCAAGTATTAGGTGTTTTACCCTTCCGAGATCGCTGGTTTGGGAACACCCAAGCCCAAGAAAGTCGGGCGGCTGTAGATGGAATGCGTGACGAAGTTGGCGAGGAGTCAGTTATACCCTCAATCCGCGAATCAGAACGCTACAAACAAGCCATCAACAAACGTACAACTTTGAGCGAGTTGGGATATAACGACTTGGAATATCCCTTTGAAATTTTAATTGAGAAAATTCACGCTGCACTTGGGAGTAAATAAACATGTCAGATAACGTACTCAGCCAACTACGTAACAAACGCAATCGCCCCACAGTGGAACCACGCCAAGATGCACTCGTTCCCAAAGTACAACCCGAACCCCAAACAGAAGAACAAAACTCACCACAGGAAACCAGCCCAGTACCAGCTACCGACAACCCAACTGCTACACCAGCAGACACAATCGCTGAACTTCAAGCCGAACTGGAAAAGTACCCCGAAACACGACGACATTCAGCCATCGTCCTAGAAAAAGACCTTGACCAAGAATTAACACGCTTTTGTAAAGATAGCGGAATCACTGTTGAGGTATTTCTAGAAGCTGCTTGGACTTTTGCTAATGCAGATAACGCACTTTTAGAAAAAATCACCACAGAAGCCAAACGCCGCTACGACCAACGTAAGCGAGTCGGTCAAATTAAACGGTTAATAACTATGTTGAGTAATTCAGCTAAGTGATAAATGTTGGGCGATAGATGTTGGGCGATCGCCGTTATATCGGGTTAGCTAAAACTCATCTACAGCTGGGTATAAAACTGCTCATAAGGTTCTCAATCGTTTCATTGCTGAACTAATCGGTTCAGTTTAGCTGTTTGAGGAATTCGCCAACGGTATCTTCGCTACTTTCCCCCCAAATAAACCTGTGCTGATTCCTTCCGTATAGAATCAGGTATAGAAATATTCAAAAATCCAAAGCAGAGATAGCGTTTTGCTTCTGCTTCTCCGTAACCCCCAGATAACGCTCCAAAGCAGCTAAAGTCCGATGCCCCGATATCTCCTGAATATGGCGTAACGGTATCCCCGCATCGCTCATCCTGGTTAACGCCGTCCTCCTGAAACTGTGGGTACTCACCCCTTCAATCCCCAGCCGCAAACAGGTATCTCTGAGGATTTTATCAGCACTCACCTTGTGGAT
The sequence above is drawn from the Calothrix sp. 336/3 genome and encodes:
- a CDS encoding ParA family protein → MLTITVSSLSGGQGKTTTSLFLGRLLSRQGLPTLMLDSDPQHNLTTYLGFELEPNQPTLLEFLKKTVAPEDCIYPTQDNDNLFLIPADDQLDTVQDYLSNSGVGATLLKRRLEAISKIFKVCIIDAPPQRSQICLTVIGAADFLIIPAEASVKGYGSLVRTLDLLSGLQDVGATNAQVLGVLPFRDRWFGNTQAQESRAAVDGMRDEVGEESVIPSIRESERYKQAINKRTTLSELGYNDLEYPFEILIEKIHAALGSK